In Numenius arquata chromosome 1, bNumArq3.hap1.1, whole genome shotgun sequence, the DNA window TGGGATCATCCCGGTCCTCGGGCAAATGATGTCCAGGGAAAAGGGATCCCCCACCCCTGACCCTCTCCTCCAGGTGGATGACTTGATATTTGGTAGCTGTGAGCAACTCCTTCTCCAGTAAAAAGACACATCTTTTCCTCGCACAGTCAATGAGAAACACAATGTGATCTGTCATGCGCTTGGATCGTGGGCTTGTTCGTTCATTTGAATTAGCAATGTTTTCTTCTTCGGGGACTAGAATAATCACTCAGATATTTACAAACACCAACCAGCGCCTTCGCGAGGTCTCCCCCAAACCATCATGACAAAATCACCGTCTGCAAGAGCCCCGCACCAGCTGTGTCCAAACAAGCCCGTGCTTGCTGAGAGCTCGGAGCTGCCGAGGGAGAGGAGCGCTGGATCTCCGAGTCCTGGGGGGGTCTTCCCAGACGGCTGTCTCTTCCTTGGGgtgcctctccctgcagccccgtCCCAGGGTGCTGGCTACCGCTATTGCTGCTGTGGGTGCAGTGGTCCCGTTCGTACTCCTCCTGAGCCTTTTGCATTTTCCgtttcttcatcttcctcttgTGGATGTGGAAGGTGGTGAGGGAGAGGAGGATCAGGCAGAAGATGAGGGTGACAAGGACAATTAAAACCACGGTGGATGAGAAGGACTGGAGGAGTTGACCCACTTGCATGATGCAAGTGCTACTGGTGTTTAAAGTGGCAGATGTCCTGTTCAGAAGACAAGGTGGCAGGGACAGCCTCAACTCCTTGGAGAGCTTGGCACTCATTGAGGAGGCTTCGGAAGATGAGGATCTTCCTCCCCTCTCTGAAGACGCCTAAATTTCAATCAGTGCCGGGCTGCTGGCGGGCGCTCGCTGGAAATGCCCGGGATGCTGCCGGCTCAGCCTCACGCTGGCTCTAAAGTGACAGAGCAGCCTGCAAAGGGAGCCGGACACATCAGCGCTCCGAGGCACCCACCCTGCGCAGctaccccctccccaaaacaccgCGCCGCCGGCTGCGGCAGCCTCCTCCCTGCGCCCCGCCACGGCAGCGCTCCGAGCCGCCCCGGCTCCCTGCCGGGGGCGCGGCAGAGGGGTGGTGGGACGCGGACGGGGCATCGCGCCGCCACACCGACTTCGCGAATTGCTCGGCATCCCGGGCAGAACCGCCCGGTAGCTCACGCCAACTAGTTGCggcgggaagggatggagggagcgACGGCCCCGCATGCCGGCGGGGACAGGCTGCCGAAACCGGGCGGGGGGGACCTGTCCCGCGGTGCCGGTGCCCGCCCCGGAGCCCCTTACCTGCTCCGGCGGAGGCGGCGAGGGAGCGCCCGGGCGCCGCGGGCGCTGGGGGCTGCGGCAGCGCGGAGTGAGCGCGCagagcggagccgccgccgcttcGGGGAGCGCCGCCCGCAGCCTATAGCCGCCCCGGCCGGTGACGTCAGGCCCGCTGGCCGCCGCCCCGcacggccccgcggcggcggagggggtggcgggggcgGCCCCCGCCCGCTCCGCCCGGGCACCGGcccccccccgcggcgccccgccgccccccgcgctgCCGTCGGCTCCGCGCATCGCTCCTGTCGCCACAGCGGTCTggcaccccccctccctcccctgcccgcctccccccaccccatgctcTTCGCATCC includes these proteins:
- the C1H11orf87 gene encoding uncharacterized protein C11orf87 homolog — its product is MSAKLSKELRLSLPPCLLNRTSATLNTSSTCIMQVGQLLQSFSSTVVLIVLVTLIFCLILLSLTTFHIHKRKMKKRKMQKAQEEYERDHCTHSSNSGSQHPGTGLQGEAPQGRDSRLGRPPQDSEIQRSSPSAAPSSQQARACLDTAGAGLLQTVILS